The sequence below is a genomic window from Bactrocera neohumeralis isolate Rockhampton chromosome 4, APGP_CSIRO_Bneo_wtdbg2-racon-allhic-juicebox.fasta_v2, whole genome shotgun sequence.
ATGACTTATTTATGGTTGCCAAAGACCCGTACGGCAAGTGGGGACCCTCATTGCAAACCATTTTGAATAGAACTTAAACCAAATACTTTAAGTGTGTAATTTTGTACTTTAGTCTTAGAAGGattattacttacatatttctatatctatataatttttcaattgcgGCCAAGTCGGCTTGTTGTATATATTAAACatctcttttttatatttacgtGTATTAACTTGTAGTTTGTAaagagaaaacaaaagaaaaaatggatATAAGCATTGATTTgaatacttcatttattttttaatatttattaattaagattaattttgttaatgaaaaatgaaataaaagaattatttatCTGCTTTCATAGACAATAAGCGTAAAGAACGTCGCCTTTTCACATCCCGTTTGCCACAACTTTTCAGTGACCCTGTAGACTTTTTGTTGACCTCTTTCggtaattttgtgtttttgtcaTCGCTTTGCTCCTTGGTAGCTTTTAGCAGTTCCTTCGAATGGTTCTCGATTAGTTCCACAACTTCGATGTATGGTTCAATAAGAACACAGTCTTCTTCGTTTTTACGATGTggttttttattgtattttcgttGTGTTGTTTCTTTGCTGTTGTCTTTTAATTGCTTAGTGCTCTTTGGTTTTGGCATATTATATGGCCCAATTATTGAATTACCGTAAttattgatatgtatgtatgtcgccgatttttcaaattctattttacataaagagtacagaaaaaaattgatGATTTTTGACAAAGAAAAGAAAGCAGTTTCGCATcgcatatgtttatatatatatatgtatgtatattttggtaAAGTGTGCAGTATATAGCATTAGTTTTATATGCATGTACGAATTGCTAGTGGTGGATCACTTGTGTAATAACTCCTTATTCAGTAGAATTGTACAACCATACCGTTAGTGATcccatagtatgtatgtatgtacatatataatttttattactgcAGCGGCTGCTTTGGTGTTACGTTGGCTGTGTTGAGCACAACACTGCCTGTGGGTGCGGCATCGTTTGTATTGCGTCTCAAGTCGGTATGACTTTGGCCAATATCAGAGACACACGTTTCGATTGTTGTTGTGGAAGCAGTCATAGCATTAGCACCAGCTAAGGCACCTTCCTCCATCTGACGCAACTGTTGCTTTGCGTCGAGGTAATTTGCCATAGCGGACTCATATGTTGGCGGATTGTCGATACTGGGCGCTGTGTTTCCTGCGCAGTCTCCGTTGGCCGGTGGGTTGCATGGATTACCACTGCCTTGGGCACGTAGACGAGCTGCGTCGATAAAGCaaaggtaaaaaaattaattaattaattaattaaaaatatatttaactgtTTTGCTGAGTTTCTTATAAGATTAAGCTTGTACAAAGTGGGACTACAATAAGAgccgacaatttttttttttatatttctcagCAATGAAATTTAAATCCACAAATATCGTGTTGAGTAATTGAAGTTTAAAAGTCTTAGCACCAGTGAAGTTTATCCATATATATTCCACATTTAAATGGAATGCTAGAGTACGTAGTTTGAAGTATCCGTACAAGCTAGTTCCACCGACCAATGTAAGATTCGGAGGTGCTGTTCTAACGAACCTCACTCAATAAATACCAGTGGTGTGACTAACGTATACCGCTCCAGATACCAAAATGGCAAAATATTGTCTACATTTCGGCGCAAAGACAGAACGACTTGATTTATGAAAAACTACTCGTGCTTTTGGGTATGACTCACTAATGATCATTAGTTAAAAACAGCTATTTAATGGAAATGTGTTTGTTTTCGTTTAACCCAAATAACCCAGCGCATTAAAATTCATGCGGTTCAGTACCTGTTGAACTGCAGTACACAAAGCGAccttaacaaaaaaagaaaacaaagctAACTTCGGCTATATCGAAGttattatacccttcacaaatacaaaatattgcttacaagaactttgatcgGTCGGTTTATATGGGAGTTATGTGCTATATAGACTCGACCACTACAATTCTTCGGAGATTGAATCGTTCTACTTCTTTATTAACGTAGACGCCGCCTACGCGCTTGTAACCGAGATTGTAACGTTGCCTTGAGCAACACTTCATGACAAATTTTGgaaagatatctcatcaaaaaGAAaagttcgttcagtttgtatggcagctataagctatagtaaacGGATATCGGCGtttccaacaaataagcagtttCCTGGTGAGAAAagtacgtgtgcaaaatttcagttcaataTATCAAACACTTGGGACCTAGTTCGCGTACATACagacagatatacatacatatatggctaaatcaactcagatCGCTGATCGTGATATGGTTTCCACCAAATTTTCCTTTTGGctgctacaaacttcgtggcaaacttaaccCTACCCAGGGTATAAATATCTGACGAGCGTAAAGGTATTCAAATAATACATAGAAATATAcgagtaaaacaaaaataaaaagaaaacaaatatgcaGACCGGAGTAAGAGCATAGAAAAACTCGCAATAGCGCAGCCAAAACACACACAGGGAGGTGCGGCGTCCAACCTCTCAACGAGAGCCAAACCGATAAGCATTATGAGCCAGTCAGTCGGGTGTTGTTGCTCACGGTAAACGCATGTGTTGAATGGCTGTGATAAGGTCAAAGTCGATGCTGTTGTCGTCATCGTTCTACTGCCATCGTCGTCATCAATAAACGGTATGAATTAAACCAGTGTCAAAAGTCATGCAAACGACGGAGTTGTAGCATTACGCGGCgtgcttattcatttatttaacgGCGCTTCACTGCCACGGATTTTGTGTTGCAATTGATAGATTCTAACgatttcacaaaaattggcAAGACTACATAATACTATGTAAGTGAAATTCGCACCGCTTCCACCAAAcgggtgtacatatgtatgtttgtatgtttttgtgCGCGAGTACTCGTCGGTTTGTGTGATTTAGAAAACGCAatctaaattatttattgtttatgtaaCCACGTCACACTGCCTCAGCAACGCATACTACTTCTACTGGCATTACCATGCCGCAGTTATTGAACGTTAAGCGATATTGCTgctggttgttattgtttttactgCCCTGGCATTGTGGCTTGGCATTGGTGGAGTGAAAGTCACGAAAAACAAACAATCAGCGGTGAGACAGCGTGCACCATTCTCTGCAGTTACTCTTTGCGTTCCTCATGAGCGCTgcgtgaatatttatttttttattttctatttctgtAATGCGCGATCAGCTGTTTGGCTCGGCgcctaaatatatacaaacacattcgcgcaagcaaatacatatttattaacgCCAATGCTTGTGCGATTGTAATGTATTGCTACAATTGTGTAAATGGGTATTTTTATGTTTCTCTAATTCTGCTTTTTTTTGCCGTCCAGTTTCTTATCAGACCAGACTTGCCTGATAACACATGGCAAATGCTCAAAGTAGTAATGATGATTGATTAAAGTGACATTAAATCACAAGATTTTAACATTTGCGTCTTTCAATTGAACACATAGTTATTTATAAAGAAAGTTATTTGAGTTACGCGCACAAAGCAATCAAGAAATTATGTCAGATCCAAAATTTGGTCATACTATTTCGAAgatgaaagaaaataatgtaatttacGATTACTTCAAAAAACTTGAGTGAAAAAGAGTGAGAGCGAGAGCGTAGTACAGACGAAATCAAATATTACTCAGAGCATTATAATTagttattaaaaacatataaatattcgGTGTGTTTGCAGCAGTTTTTAGATCCTTAAAAAGGCCGAGAAAGACCGAAAATCGTTTTTACCATTTTCCGCGcatagtaatatacatatgtacatatgtacaagaaagtatcggaaatttataaataaaacgaacatttttcaaagaaacatccatttgaagcgatgcacatgtgccaacgcttcttccaatcgtcaaaacattttttataggcactttccgggatggccttcagctctagCGTCGAATtagttttgatgtcttcaattgagtcgaagcgGGTTCCCTGAAGTGAATATTTCAGTGTGGTGAaaggtgaatacggtgcttgctcaatgatatttattgaatgtttggccaaaatttaacacaaatacgttgatttaaattttaaaattcgacaaacactactgaggtcgactgacataaacagctgttgtaaacacactggttacagatcgcgctaatttttggctcataattaaggacagttgtactaacttaagaaaataaatttacctgtctttcatataagcgggagatgagaggggaaatgaagaattcccgatactttcttgacagtgtgtatatacatatgtatttacatatttttatatcatcAGAAAATAGAGATTTcatcaaatataaaaactacggactatttttttaaactgaaatttttacttaagaatttttgattcaaaattagatttttttttttgattttaagtcGAAAGAGGGTTTCTtccataatattttaaattaaaaatacggTATGTTTGGGACATAAGAAGGTAAGTTTCCTTCTAATTTCGTGAAAGAAAATGGTTTGTGCAAGATAAAGAAACCAAAGTCTTAGATATTTCAATGTTTCACAtcatttttgaggttatgtgaatatacatatctcggatAAAAAAGTTATACATCTTTCCATTACCCACAACATAGCCATATAACTATAGGAGTCGTAGTTTTGCTGGAAATCGAGATAAACAATGCCCTTAAAAATTTCACCACCACCCTCCTCTACCTCTTCACGACCAGAGATCgcacgtaaattatttttcctgtaatgtttgttattttagttttcgTTTCCGAAGAGTTTCAATCTTCTATGAATATCTTTCTTTTTTGTCACTTTTATATCTGCACTAGTCtctttgtatttgtgaaggatataaTAGCTTCGGTATCGAAGTTAACGTCTATTCTTGATTTTTTAGATTCTATAAAATTccaataagcaaacaaaaatccGCCAAGTTTTCAGAGtggcttcaaatttaatatttataagtgagcattttttaggtaaaaaattggTTAAACTTGTTTAATTGATTTATAAGGTTTAACTCAACCTCAAAGTCACTCTATCTACTTTTTATAGTCAGTTGATTGTCAGTGAAAGAAATATGAATTGTTATGCAGACTTTCGGCGTAATGTCTTGAAATTAGAGTAGTTAAACcgaaaatttttattcgtacaTTTAAACACttgtgcataaaaaaataaaattctacgAGTATCGGTGGAGAACGTATTTTTAGCATATTTAATGCCCTGTCACAACACCTTATTAAAATCACATCACAAATCTCTATGTGTGGCACTCACACCTCTTTTATCTCTGCGCAATATTTGCTGAACACATCACATTGATTATCTTCTATGTATTTACAGCTTCCTCACTTATCTTCCCTGGTACGCTAAAAATCTGTTGCTTTTCGCCAGCTGAGTAAACAGAAACGAGTCAACAGTGTGCCATAAATGTTCCGACGTGTCCTTTCGTACAGCATAATTGGCGCCGGCGTCGTTAGCACCGGTCTCAGCCTACACACCAACGACTATGATGTCAATTCGTTGGGTATTGTGCGTCTCAGCCGTTCGGCAATCACCGTTTTCGATGTGGCGCTCACCTACAAACGTGAACTCTACTATAGGGAGTGGGACAAAAGTACGCCCGAATACAAAGCGGAAAAGAGTCGTGTACATAAGATAGCCGCAGAAAAGCTGCTCGATCTCATTTGCGTCAATAAGGGTGTTTACATAAAGACCGGTCAACATATTGGTGCACTAGAGTACTTATTACCCAAAGAATTCGTGCAAACCATGAAGGTACTACACTCGAATGCGCCACAAAATCCCGTCGAAGATCTGTATAAAGTCATACGGCAGGATTTGAAACGTAACCCTGAGGACATTTTTGCAACATTCGAGACGACACCGCTTGGTACCGCCTCACTAGCGCAGGTTCACAAAGCGACTTTAAAGACGGGCGAGGTGGTCGCTGTCAAAGTACAACATCCTTATGTGAAGGGTAACTCACGTGTGGACATGAAAACAATGGAGGTTTTAGTGAAACTTATGGGGCTGGTTTTTCCTGACTTCAAGGTGCAATGGTTGGTCGATGAGTCCAAAAAGAATCTGCCTATCGAATTGGATTTCCTAAATGAGGGCAAAAATGCCGAAAAAGTTGCCAAACAATTCCAGAAATATTCATGGTTGCGCGTACCGAAAATTTACTGGGAACTAAGCTCACCGCGTATACTAGTCATGGAGTATCTCGAAGGTGGACAAGTCAACGATCTCGATTAtattaaaaagcataaaatcgATCCATTCACTGTGTCCAATAAAATCGGCCAACTTTATTCGGAGATGATCTTCACAACAGGTTTCGTGCACAGTGATCCACATCCTGGCAATATACTGGTGCATAAAAGTCCAAAGGGGCAAGTAGAAATCGTATTATTAGACCATGGGCTCTATGCAAATCTAACGGACAGATTTCGTTATGAGTACTCCAAACTTTGGCTTAGCATTCTGAATGTGGATCGCAAGGCGATGCGTGTTCATAGTCAGAACTTGGGCATCAAAGGTGACTTGTATGGATTGTTTGCGTGTATGGTAACGGGTCGTCCTTGGGAGACGCTTATTCAGGGCATCAACAAAGTCAAATACTCCAAAGAAGAGGTTGGTAGTTGCATTAGTTAgctttctttaaatatataataatttctataaCTTCGTTATCACACAGAAAGCTACGCTACAAAACAATACCTCACTCGTGTTACCGCATATTTCCGATGTGCTGGAGCAAGTCGATCGTCAGATGTTGCTCATACTGAAAACCAACGACCTGATACGCGGCATTGAGGCTACGCTTCGCACACAAAACCGCATGACCGCCTTCTGGGTAATGTCCAAATGCTGTGTACATTCGACGTTCAACGAACAGAGGTCGCTTAACACAGCGCGCTGGACCGCTCTGCGGTTGGCGGTGCGTGAGAAATGGGAGATATTCAAATTAAACATCTACTATGTGTATTTGGGTGTCGTGAATTTCGGTTTCTTGGCGGCGTTAAAACAGATTTTATAGAGTTACGGGTAACTAAGTAACTATGGCTTAGCAAATGAAGATCAAATATTTCAAGTTGTTTCGTAATTGCttttaaagtttatatatgtataagtaaattaTGGTTGTatgcgtgtacatatgtatgaattgtgttgatttattttttaacttaaaaatagcCATTTTTCGATGTGAAACTTTTTGCAACTAAACGACAAGGTAACTGCAGCGTACAAAACAATTTAAGTTATTACATAAGCTAACATCCAGCGAGTAATCTaataaattataacaacaataaaatgtatGAATTTCTATATTGATAAATAAGCGAGTAACCGcactttatttttggaaattttttgattataaataaTTGCTTGATTTCCTTGTAAATACAGGTAATAATAGTTCGCCGTTATGTGGGTGGTAACGTTTTCCAGAATGTGTGAAAAGTGCTTAGTATATTGCAAAAATTACCACATATTTAatgcctgaatataaaattgttgg
It includes:
- the LOC126757459 gene encoding uncharacterized protein LOC126757459 isoform X1 → MSANITTVGTTVGTTIATTIATHLQNVTVNKSSDPFNNTGFNYSFTLPCCQIQFPTDPTIITYGDYWYWDELFYLYIMVFLLFAIGSVYAARLRAKRLAAQKQRARLRAQGSGNPCNPPANGDCAGNTAPSIDNPPTYESAMANYLDAKQQLRQMEEGALAGANAMTASTTTIETCVSDIGQSHTDLRRNTNDAAPTGSVVLNTANVTPKQPLQ
- the LOC126757459 gene encoding uncharacterized protein LOC126757459 isoform X2, encoding MLNNFESTTPVNDLLNNTTTTQTQSDFHCCNWFGLYHYLVVLFVLLVGLCILFVKMIIKAQRKAYRLLQPARLRAQGSGNPCNPPANGDCAGNTAPSIDNPPTYESAMANYLDAKQQLRQMEEGALAGANAMTASTTTIETCVSDIGQSHTDLRRNTNDAAPTGSVVLNTANVTPKQPLQ
- the LOC126757458 gene encoding aarF domain-containing kinase 1; this translates as MFRRVLSYSIIGAGVVSTGLSLHTNDYDVNSLGIVRLSRSAITVFDVALTYKRELYYREWDKSTPEYKAEKSRVHKIAAEKLLDLICVNKGVYIKTGQHIGALEYLLPKEFVQTMKVLHSNAPQNPVEDLYKVIRQDLKRNPEDIFATFETTPLGTASLAQVHKATLKTGEVVAVKVQHPYVKGNSRVDMKTMEVLVKLMGLVFPDFKVQWLVDESKKNLPIELDFLNEGKNAEKVAKQFQKYSWLRVPKIYWELSSPRILVMEYLEGGQVNDLDYIKKHKIDPFTVSNKIGQLYSEMIFTTGFVHSDPHPGNILVHKSPKGQVEIVLLDHGLYANLTDRFRYEYSKLWLSILNVDRKAMRVHSQNLGIKGDLYGLFACMVTGRPWETLIQGINKVKYSKEEKATLQNNTSLVLPHISDVLEQVDRQMLLILKTNDLIRGIEATLRTQNRMTAFWVMSKCCVHSTFNEQRSLNTARWTALRLAVREKWEIFKLNIYYVYLGVVNFGFLAALKQIL